In one window of Bos taurus isolate L1 Dominette 01449 registration number 42190680 breed Hereford chromosome 4, ARS-UCD2.0, whole genome shotgun sequence DNA:
- the GIMAP5 gene encoding GTPase, IMAP family member 5 (The RefSeq protein has 2 substitutions compared to this genomic sequence): MEGLQRSRYGTMAEGGIEHQGFEPSSSLRIILVGKTGSGRSATGNSILCQPVFESKLGSQAVTRKCQRATGMWNGRSIVVVDTPPIFEAEAQDQEVYENIGACYLLSVPGPHVLLLVTQLGRFTEQDVVAVTRVKEVFGAGAERYMVILFTHKEDLEGGSLDEYVANTDNLRLRRLVRECGRRCSCRWGVAPMKKVRGATWTRYGCRLQSKSKT, encoded by the exons GCGGAATAGAACATCAGGGCTTTGAACCTTCCTCCTCGTTGAGGATCATCCTGGTAGGGAAAACAGGCAGCGGGAGAAGTGCCACTGGGAACAGCATCCTCTGCCAGCCCGTGTTTGAATCCAAGCTGGGGGCCCAGGCGGTGACCAGGAAGTGTCAGAGGGCAACAGGCATGTGGAATGGGAGGAGCATCGTGGTGGTGGACACGCCTCCCATCTTCGAGGCTGAGGCCCAGGATCAAGAGGTGTATGAGAATATCGGAGCCTGTTACCTGCTGTCGGTGCCAGGGCCCCACGTGCTGCTGCTGGTGACCCAGCTGGGGCGCTTCACCGAGCAGGACGTGGTGGCCGTGACCAGGGTGAAGGAGGTCTTTGGGGCAGGAGCTGAGAGATACATGGTCATCCTCTTCACCCACAAGGAAGACTTAGAGGGCGGATCCTTGGATGAGTACGTGGCAAACACAGACAACCTCAGGCTGAGGCGCCTGGTCCGGGAGTGCGGGCGAAG ATGCTCCTGCAGATGGGGGGTGGCGCCCATGGAGAAGGTCAGAGGCGCTACCTGGACAAGGTACGGCTGCAGGTTGCAAAGCAAAAGCAAGACCTGA